A single genomic interval of Koleobacter methoxysyntrophicus harbors:
- the murI gene encoding glutamate racemase: protein MGGNNKPIGVFDSGVGGLTVVKELFRYLPAEEIVYFGDTARVPYGTKSRGTVTRFAFESTGFLMDIGIKMLVIACNTVSASSLKEIKANFDIPVQGVIHPGAGAAVKATKNKKIGVIGTERTISSGAYVEAIRALDESIEIYSKACPLFVPLVEEGWLDTEVTYLTAIEYLEPLKREGIDTLVLACTHYPLLKGTIRHIMGKNITLIDSAMETAKAVKETLKSLGLERKTDSPPSHRFYVSDNPEKFVRVGERFLNKKINSIEKIDIEG, encoded by the coding sequence TTGGGCGGAAATAATAAACCAATAGGTGTTTTTGATTCCGGAGTAGGAGGGCTTACCGTTGTTAAGGAACTGTTCCGGTACCTCCCCGCTGAAGAAATAGTGTATTTCGGTGATACTGCCAGGGTTCCGTACGGCACGAAATCCAGGGGAACCGTTACCCGTTTTGCCTTTGAAAGCACCGGGTTTCTGATGGACATCGGAATCAAGATGCTGGTTATTGCGTGCAACACGGTGAGTGCTTCAAGCCTCAAGGAGATAAAAGCCAATTTCGATATACCGGTCCAGGGTGTGATACACCCGGGAGCAGGGGCAGCGGTAAAGGCAACGAAAAATAAAAAAATAGGGGTTATAGGGACCGAAAGGACCATATCCAGCGGTGCTTACGTAGAGGCCATAAGAGCACTAGACGAAAGTATTGAGATATATTCAAAAGCCTGTCCCCTTTTCGTCCCCCTGGTAGAAGAGGGGTGGCTTGATACAGAGGTTACCTACCTTACAGCCATAGAATACCTCGAGCCTCTGAAACGTGAGGGCATAGATACGTTAGTCCTGGCATGTACCCATTATCCCCTCCTAAAGGGTACGATACGGCATATCATGGGGAAAAACATAACCCTCATAGACTCGGCCATGGAAACGGCAAAAGCCGTTAAGGAAACCCTAAAATCCTTGGGCCTGGAGAGAAAAACAGATTCACCGCCTTCGCACAGGTTTTATGTGAGCGATAATCCGGAAAAATTCGTTAGGGTAGGAGAGAGATTTTTGAATAAAAAAATAAATTCAATAGAAAAGATTGATATTGAAGGGTAA
- a CDS encoding class II aldolase/adducin family protein has product MDVKEIRKAVCEAGLRMCSTGLVAGTWGNISARVDQTHMLITPSGMDYKTLKPEDIVLVNIHDLKYEGTLKPSLETPLHAAIYRERPGINAVIHTHSTNACTVAAAHKEIPPILDDMVQIIGGSLRVASYALPGTDELVEYAIEKLEGRNAVILANHGPVCLGRSIEEAFVTCQVVEKAARVFIDAQLLGGAVRLKDEDVAFMHKFFLEKYGQK; this is encoded by the coding sequence ATGGATGTAAAGGAAATAAGAAAGGCAGTATGTGAGGCAGGATTAAGAATGTGCAGCACAGGTCTTGTTGCAGGCACCTGGGGTAATATAAGTGCCAGAGTAGACCAAACCCATATGCTAATAACGCCGAGCGGTATGGATTATAAAACCCTTAAACCAGAAGATATTGTTCTGGTCAACATCCATGACCTGAAATACGAAGGCACTCTAAAACCTTCCCTTGAAACACCACTGCATGCTGCGATATACAGGGAAAGGCCCGGCATAAATGCGGTAATTCACACCCATTCCACAAATGCGTGTACCGTTGCTGCAGCCCATAAAGAAATACCGCCGATTCTCGACGATATGGTCCAGATTATAGGAGGTTCTCTCAGGGTAGCCAGCTATGCCTTACCCGGGACCGATGAACTGGTAGAATACGCGATTGAAAAACTGGAAGGGAGGAATGCGGTAATTTTAGCAAACCACGGGCCTGTCTGCCTTGGACGCAGTATAGAAGAGGCTTTTGTTACGTGCCAGGTGGTTGAAAAGGCAGCAAGGGTATTTATCGATGCACAGCTGCTGGGCGGCGCAGTACGGTTAAAAGATGAAGATGTAGCTTTTATGCATAAGTTCTTTTTAGAAAAGTACGGCCAAAAATAA
- a CDS encoding type II toxin-antitoxin system HicA family toxin: protein MGNYQKLYRKIKNNPKDVKFNDLEKLMTKVGGFTSLPGKGDHYSFVHPDLDYPIVVDTRGKRKPLKQYIVKKCLRVFEELNPHFGKED, encoded by the coding sequence GTGGGGAATTATCAGAAACTTTATCGTAAAATTAAGAATAATCCGAAAGATGTAAAATTTAATGATCTGGAAAAATTGATGACCAAAGTCGGAGGCTTTACTTCATTACCTGGAAAAGGTGATCACTATTCATTTGTACACCCGGACTTAGATTACCCGATTGTAGTGGATACGAGAGGAAAAAGAAAACCTCTAAAGCAGTATATCGTAAAAAAGTGTCTTCGAGTTTTTGAAGAGTTGAATCCGCATTTTGGAAAGGAGGATTGA
- a CDS encoding aspartate carbamoyltransferase catalytic subunit, whose translation MLKSKDILGLEEMDVGDIELILETAESFKEILRRDIKKVPTLRGKSVVNLFYEPSTRTRSSFELAGKYLSADVINFSKATSSVAKGETLKDTAKTIEMMGVQVVVIRHPVPGAPHMLARYLDAGVVNAGDGAHEHPTQALLDLYTIKEKKGRIRGLKVAIIGDILHSRVARSNIWGLKKMGAEVVVAGPRTLLPPFIEELGVRAYTRVEDAIEGADVVNVLRIQMERQKKGLFPSPREYAIIFGVNAERLKLAKKDVLLMHPGPMNRGIEISSDIADGESSVINEQVTNGVAVRMAILYLLNGGGKFGEKDN comes from the coding sequence ATGTTAAAATCCAAGGATATCCTCGGCCTTGAGGAAATGGATGTTGGGGATATCGAGCTGATCCTTGAAACCGCCGAGTCGTTTAAGGAAATCCTCAGAAGGGACATAAAAAAGGTCCCTACCCTCAGGGGTAAATCGGTGGTAAACCTTTTTTACGAGCCCAGCACCAGGACCAGGAGCTCCTTTGAGCTGGCAGGAAAGTACCTGAGTGCCGATGTGATCAATTTCTCTAAAGCCACCAGCAGCGTTGCCAAAGGGGAGACACTGAAAGACACGGCAAAGACCATTGAAATGATGGGGGTACAGGTTGTGGTTATACGCCATCCCGTTCCCGGTGCACCCCACATGCTGGCCCGGTATCTGGATGCCGGTGTCGTAAATGCAGGGGATGGTGCCCATGAACATCCTACCCAGGCCCTGCTGGACCTTTATACGATAAAGGAAAAGAAGGGCAGGATTAGGGGGTTGAAGGTGGCCATAATCGGTGATATCCTCCACAGCCGTGTTGCCCGTTCAAATATCTGGGGGCTTAAGAAAATGGGTGCCGAAGTTGTGGTTGCCGGGCCGAGGACGTTGCTGCCCCCATTTATAGAAGAGCTCGGGGTAAGAGCCTACACCAGGGTGGAGGATGCTATTGAGGGCGCCGATGTGGTAAATGTCCTGAGGATCCAGATGGAAAGACAGAAGAAGGGGCTGTTTCCTTCTCCCAGGGAATACGCCATTATCTTCGGGGTAAATGCTGAAAGGCTGAAGCTGGCAAAAAAAGACGTGCTTTTAATGCACCCGGGGCCTATGAACAGGGGTATAGAAATCAGCTCGGACATTGCCGATGGAGAATCATCTGTAATAAATGAACAGGTAACAAACGGTGTAGCCGTAAGGATGGCTATTCTGTACCTTTTGAACGGAGGGGGGAAGTTCGGTGAAAAGGATAATTAA
- a CDS encoding type II toxin-antitoxin system HicB family antitoxin translates to MSKNLKYGIKISLLSEEDGGGYLVEVPDLPGCITDGDTVEEAISKAKEAIETWIETAKKMGKPIPEPSSYINENDYSGKLTVRMPKILHKELAEVAEEQGVSLNQLIIYYLSKSVGKEMAVTASTETFMMREEKFIIHKTVADDNNLWQKINDRPELLAERLKNSRGLKNL, encoded by the coding sequence ATGAGTAAAAATCTGAAATATGGCATAAAAATATCTTTGTTATCAGAAGAAGATGGGGGAGGATACTTAGTAGAAGTCCCTGATCTGCCAGGTTGTATTACTGATGGTGATACTGTTGAAGAGGCAATATCTAAAGCTAAGGAAGCAATTGAGACATGGATTGAAACAGCTAAAAAAATGGGAAAGCCAATTCCTGAGCCAAGTTCTTACATAAATGAAAATGACTATAGTGGCAAATTAACTGTTCGAATGCCTAAGATTCTTCACAAAGAATTAGCTGAGGTTGCAGAGGAACAAGGGGTAAGCCTCAATCAGTTAATTATATATTATTTGTCAAAAAGTGTTGGGAAAGAGATGGCGGTAACTGCAAGCACTGAAACATTTATGATGAGAGAAGAAAAGTTTATTATTCATAAAACAGTTGCTGATGATAATAATTTATGGCAGAAGATAAATGATAGACCAGAATTATTAGCTGAGAGGTTAAAAAATAGTAGGGGGTTAAAAAATCTGTGA
- a CDS encoding PQQ-binding-like beta-propeller repeat protein, translated as MKLPEYGLGERDLRKTKPLMRGTDVRKLQQYLKALGFLKGRVDGIFGDETEKALKEFQRVNNLKPTGMWIRRGGSYDPTIDEIKGLFADRYIDWQVYQKNPQHTGFTSFKISLPLKEIRKIKIPGDVKIIAFNNRILAWTPEGLYCIQSNSGRLSWKKEIKGISHYPCADNNSVFVPLENELTALNIKKGSRLWSFTSDEELTFSPLPFDGKIIIGTKGEITALDQLSGRKLWSYTGPDVFYSQPAAADGLIAAGGYNRMVYGISADTGQVIWKIKCHDIIKDPPVIEKNRVYITAGERRFYSINRETGEFEWKAIMGRGDYFSPAVWNEKLFYSSRDGTLCSLDGEKGTVRWVCSLSAPVTAPPIITKDNMLVGTEDGLKAIDLTEGKVQWEGLQGNKINSIGAFKYSIIASISGYIFILSGI; from the coding sequence ATGAAACTTCCTGAATATGGCCTAGGAGAAAGGGACCTGAGAAAAACAAAACCCTTAATGCGGGGTACCGATGTAAGGAAACTTCAGCAGTACCTGAAGGCACTGGGCTTTTTAAAGGGAAGGGTTGACGGAATCTTCGGTGATGAGACCGAAAAGGCCCTGAAAGAGTTCCAAAGGGTAAATAACCTGAAACCGACAGGGATGTGGATAAGAAGAGGGGGAAGTTATGACCCTACAATTGACGAGATAAAGGGTCTTTTTGCCGATAGGTATATTGACTGGCAGGTATATCAGAAAAATCCCCAGCACACTGGATTTACCTCCTTTAAAATAAGCCTTCCCTTAAAGGAAATCCGAAAAATTAAAATACCCGGGGATGTGAAAATCATAGCTTTCAATAACAGGATACTGGCATGGACGCCCGAAGGGTTGTACTGTATTCAATCAAATTCCGGCAGGCTCAGCTGGAAAAAGGAAATCAAGGGAATTAGCCATTATCCCTGTGCCGATAATAATTCTGTTTTTGTGCCCCTTGAAAACGAGTTGACAGCCTTAAATATAAAAAAAGGCAGCCGGCTCTGGAGTTTTACATCTGATGAGGAACTGACCTTTTCGCCGCTTCCCTTTGATGGGAAGATAATAATAGGGACCAAGGGTGAAATAACCGCCTTGGATCAGCTTTCGGGGAGAAAGCTTTGGTCATATACAGGACCTGATGTATTCTATTCTCAGCCAGCGGCTGCCGATGGCTTAATAGCAGCAGGGGGATACAACAGGATGGTGTACGGTATTAGCGCAGATACGGGGCAGGTAATTTGGAAAATAAAATGCCATGATATAATTAAGGACCCTCCGGTAATTGAAAAAAACAGGGTATATATTACTGCGGGCGAAAGGAGATTCTACTCTATCAACAGGGAAACGGGTGAATTCGAATGGAAGGCAATAATGGGGCGGGGGGATTATTTCAGTCCCGCAGTATGGAACGAAAAACTGTTTTATTCCTCAAGGGACGGCACACTCTGCAGCCTTGATGGTGAGAAGGGGACTGTTCGTTGGGTATGCAGCCTGTCTGCCCCTGTAACCGCTCCCCCGATAATCACTAAAGACAATATGCTTGTGGGCACTGAAGACGGCCTCAAGGCCATTGACCTGACCGAGGGGAAGGTCCAATGGGAAGGGCTTCAGGGAAATAAAATTAACAGCATCGGCGCCTTTAAATACAGCATTATAGCCTCGATATCGGGTTATATTTTCATCCTTTCGGGAATATAA
- a CDS encoding dihydroorotase, with the protein MKRIIKGGRVVDPSQNIDGIFDILIDDGLIKAVDRNLSIDGAEIIEAKGMIVTPGLIDIHVHLREPGYEAKEDIESGSMAAAAGGFTSVACMPNTNPVVDNKSVVEFIKEKAKRVGIVNVYPIGAISKGLKGEELSEIGDMKGSGIVGISDDGKPVMASGLMRRAMEYAGMFDLPVISHCEDLDMSGDGVINEGLVSTILGLKGISKAAEEIMVARDIRLAELTGGRLHIAHVSTKGSVELIRQAKRRGIKVTAEATPHHFTLTDEAVRTFDTNTKVNPPLRSSEDVEAVREGLKDGTIDVIATDHAPHTLEDKDVEYDYASFGISGLETSVPLVITNLVHTGILTLSQAVEKMAVNPAQVINIPKGTLRPGSDADLTIIDIDRTVVIDTAKFKSKGKNSPFNGLELKGAVMMTLKGGNIVYNRNKVI; encoded by the coding sequence GTGAAAAGGATAATTAAAGGGGGAAGGGTAGTAGATCCTTCTCAAAACATCGACGGCATCTTTGATATATTGATAGATGACGGTCTAATAAAGGCAGTAGACAGGAATCTGAGCATCGACGGTGCGGAAATAATTGAGGCAAAGGGGATGATTGTAACCCCCGGTTTGATCGACATACACGTTCACCTGAGGGAGCCCGGTTATGAGGCCAAGGAGGATATAGAATCCGGTTCAATGGCTGCAGCAGCCGGAGGCTTCACCTCAGTGGCCTGTATGCCCAATACCAACCCGGTAGTTGACAACAAGTCGGTGGTGGAGTTTATCAAAGAGAAAGCGAAAAGGGTCGGAATCGTAAATGTCTACCCCATAGGGGCCATTTCAAAGGGGCTGAAGGGGGAAGAACTGTCGGAAATAGGGGATATGAAGGGATCGGGGATAGTAGGGATATCCGATGACGGAAAACCCGTAATGGCTTCAGGGCTTATGAGAAGGGCTATGGAGTACGCCGGCATGTTCGATCTCCCCGTAATATCTCACTGCGAAGACCTTGACATGTCAGGGGACGGAGTAATAAATGAAGGGCTTGTATCAACAATTCTGGGGCTGAAGGGTATTTCAAAAGCGGCAGAGGAGATTATGGTAGCCAGGGACATCCGCCTTGCGGAGCTGACAGGGGGCCGTCTCCATATAGCCCATGTCAGCACAAAAGGCTCGGTAGAACTTATAAGACAGGCTAAAAGGAGGGGTATAAAGGTTACTGCAGAAGCAACCCCCCATCACTTTACCCTTACGGATGAAGCGGTCAGGACCTTTGATACCAATACAAAGGTTAATCCGCCCCTGAGAAGCAGTGAAGACGTAGAAGCCGTAAGGGAAGGCTTAAAGGACGGCACCATAGACGTAATAGCTACGGACCATGCCCCCCACACCCTGGAGGACAAAGATGTGGAATATGATTACGCATCTTTCGGGATATCGGGGCTGGAAACCTCAGTGCCTCTAGTGATAACTAACCTTGTCCATACCGGGATATTAACCCTGTCCCAGGCCGTAGAAAAGATGGCCGTTAATCCCGCCCAGGTCATTAATATCCCTAAGGGAACGCTAAGGCCCGGCAGTGATGCGGATTTAACCATAATAGACATCGACAGGACCGTAGTTATAGATACCGCCAAATTCAAATCAAAGGGCAAAAATTCCCCCTTTAACGGCCTTGAGCTGAAAGGGGCTGTAATGATGACCCTAAAGGGTGGAAATATCGTATACAATAGAAATAAGGTCATATAA
- a CDS encoding MBL fold metallo-hydrolase, whose translation MALELKQIRGNTYYLKGSVNSGVYIIDDNKCILIDTGLDETIGRQILRALEGANLIPTAIINTHSHADHFGANAVVKQRSGARVYATPFEKAVIENPYLEPFYLFSAAPFRELENKFLMGIPCRVDSAIEFPDLEFDDFPVKIIPLKGHSPQQIGVATPDNVLFAADSYFSPEIIDKYKLPYFSDITNTLKTLESLKTSEYAYYLPCHGEVTTAPQKAIDKNISAIQDTRELILEMLNTPMTREEIMAVVVERYNIKLSSTQYVLTLSAVSAYLSHLKNENLLKIEYNKGGLYWKKK comes from the coding sequence ATGGCTTTAGAACTGAAGCAAATCCGCGGGAATACATATTACCTTAAAGGTTCCGTCAATTCAGGGGTTTACATAATCGACGATAATAAGTGTATTCTGATCGATACAGGCCTTGATGAAACCATAGGGAGACAGATATTAAGGGCTCTCGAAGGGGCGAATCTAATACCGACAGCAATAATAAACACCCATTCCCATGCAGACCACTTCGGAGCAAATGCAGTTGTAAAACAAAGGAGCGGTGCCAGGGTCTATGCAACACCTTTTGAAAAGGCGGTTATCGAGAATCCGTATCTTGAACCCTTCTATTTATTTTCTGCAGCACCGTTTCGCGAACTGGAAAATAAATTCCTTATGGGCATCCCGTGCAGGGTTGACAGTGCAATAGAATTCCCCGACCTTGAGTTTGATGATTTCCCTGTGAAAATAATCCCTTTAAAGGGCCATTCTCCCCAGCAGATAGGAGTAGCTACACCCGATAATGTGCTGTTTGCTGCCGATTCCTATTTTTCACCGGAGATAATAGATAAATATAAGTTGCCCTATTTTTCAGATATAACCAACACACTCAAGACCCTTGAAAGCTTAAAGACCTCTGAATATGCATATTATCTCCCGTGCCACGGAGAGGTGACCACAGCCCCGCAAAAGGCCATTGACAAAAACATATCCGCTATTCAGGATACCCGGGAACTCATCCTGGAAATGCTCAATACGCCTATGACCAGGGAGGAAATTATGGCAGTGGTTGTTGAAAGGTATAATATAAAACTAAGTTCCACTCAATATGTCTTAACACTTTCTGCCGTATCAGCCTATCTGTCCCATTTAAAAAATGAAAACCTTTTAAAAATAGAGTATAATAAAGGTGGGCTTTACTGGAAGAAAAAATAA
- a CDS encoding FGGY-family carbohydrate kinase, translated as MSNIFLKYFSFLYGERAPFKNPFASGGFFGLSAYHTKFHILRASYEGIALSLLDCYNYLPQIYSKVYISGGGSESNILCQMVADCLGKPVIRPLSKELGIDGIVKTLKVGLGYIKEFSSIHDDSQTVFMPDRICNQKYKQLYKLFIEIQKKMEGFWENRLKIV; from the coding sequence GTGTCGAATATATTTTTAAAATATTTTTCATTTCTCTACGGAGAAAGGGCACCTTTTAAAAATCCCTTTGCCAGCGGCGGTTTCTTTGGATTATCGGCTTATCATACAAAGTTCCATATTTTAAGGGCATCTTATGAAGGCATCGCCCTTTCACTGCTCGACTGTTACAATTATCTTCCCCAAATCTATAGTAAGGTTTATATTTCAGGGGGAGGGTCGGAAAGCAATATCTTATGCCAGATGGTTGCTGATTGCCTCGGGAAGCCTGTAATTCGCCCGCTTTCAAAGGAACTGGGTATAGACGGGATAGTTAAAACCCTTAAGGTAGGCCTCGGTTATATAAAAGAATTTTCTTCTATACACGATGACAGTCAAACCGTATTTATGCCCGATCGAATTTGCAATCAAAAATATAAACAGCTTTATAAACTATTCATCGAGATTCAGAAAAAAATGGAAGGATTCTGGGAAAACAGGCTGAAAATAGTTTAA
- the carA gene encoding glutamine-hydrolyzing carbamoyl-phosphate synthase small subunit, giving the protein MKAVLALEDGTYIEGKAFGAEGQREGEVVFNTSMTGYQEIMTDPSYAGQIVVMTYPLIGNYGFNREDAESTGPKIRGLIIKELCAAPSSWRSEGSLEEYMKEYDIIGIQGVDTRALTRKIREKGTLKGIISTGEQNPETLVKKAKEIDEISDMDLVGEVTCLRPYFYGGSGLNLAVIDMGVKESILRSLAGLGLRVTVFPAHTSPKEILSLEPEGILISNGPGDPKKADYAVKTAKELMECRIPIMGICLGHQILALAVGGDTYKLKFGHRGGNHPVKDVETGRVYITSQNHGFAVREDSLPDSVYVSHINLNDGTVEGMRHKELPVMSVQYHPEASPGPTDSMYLFNQFKEMMGRRKHKCL; this is encoded by the coding sequence ATGAAAGCAGTACTCGCCCTTGAAGATGGGACTTATATAGAAGGTAAGGCCTTTGGTGCTGAAGGTCAGAGGGAAGGAGAAGTGGTATTTAATACAAGTATGACCGGATACCAGGAAATAATGACCGACCCTTCCTATGCCGGCCAGATAGTAGTGATGACATATCCCCTTATAGGAAACTACGGCTTTAACAGGGAAGATGCAGAATCAACGGGCCCTAAAATCAGGGGCCTGATTATAAAGGAATTGTGCGCCGCTCCCAGCAGCTGGAGGTCAGAAGGCAGCCTTGAGGAATACATGAAGGAATATGACATTATAGGGATTCAGGGTGTGGATACCAGAGCACTGACCAGGAAGATCAGGGAAAAGGGTACCCTGAAGGGAATAATATCAACCGGGGAACAAAATCCCGAAACCCTTGTAAAAAAAGCTAAAGAGATAGATGAAATATCCGATATGGACCTGGTTGGGGAAGTTACCTGCCTCAGACCTTACTTTTACGGCGGTTCAGGGTTAAACCTTGCGGTAATTGATATGGGGGTAAAGGAGAGCATATTAAGAAGCCTTGCGGGGTTGGGCTTACGGGTTACCGTGTTCCCGGCCCATACCTCCCCGAAAGAGATTTTATCCCTTGAGCCGGAAGGAATCCTCATATCCAACGGCCCGGGGGACCCCAAAAAGGCCGATTATGCCGTAAAAACCGCTAAAGAATTAATGGAATGCCGGATTCCGATTATGGGGATCTGTCTGGGCCATCAAATCCTGGCCCTTGCCGTAGGAGGAGACACATATAAGCTGAAATTCGGCCACAGGGGAGGCAATCACCCCGTAAAAGATGTGGAGACGGGAAGGGTATATATAACCTCCCAGAACCACGGCTTTGCAGTAAGAGAGGACTCACTGCCGGACAGCGTATATGTAAGCCATATAAACCTGAATGACGGCACTGTAGAGGGAATGCGCCATAAGGAACTGCCTGTTATGTCCGTGCAGTACCACCCGGAAGCTTCCCCGGGGCCTACGGATTCCATGTATCTCTTCAACCAGTTTAAAGAAATGATGGGGAGGAGGAAACATAAATGCCTGTAG
- a CDS encoding RidA family protein produces MKKQAISTKKAPAAVGPYSQAIKAGGFLFVSGQIPINPETGELVTGDIKVQTHQVLKNVKAILEEAGLTMDDVVKATVFISDMDQFAAVNEVYAKYFGDVPPARACVEVARIPKDVGVEVEVIAIC; encoded by the coding sequence ATGAAAAAGCAGGCTATTTCAACTAAAAAAGCCCCCGCAGCTGTAGGGCCGTATTCCCAGGCTATAAAAGCGGGAGGTTTCCTGTTCGTTTCAGGTCAGATTCCGATAAACCCTGAAACAGGGGAGCTGGTAACGGGTGACATAAAAGTCCAGACCCACCAGGTTCTCAAAAATGTCAAAGCAATCCTTGAAGAAGCAGGGCTGACAATGGATGATGTGGTAAAGGCTACGGTATTTATTTCAGATATGGACCAATTTGCTGCAGTAAATGAGGTTTATGCCAAGTATTTCGGCGATGTTCCCCCTGCCCGGGCATGTGTGGAAGTGGCAAGGATACCCAAGGATGTCGGGGTAGAAGTGGAGGTAATAGCTATCTGTTAG